A region from the Melospiza georgiana isolate bMelGeo1 chromosome 10, bMelGeo1.pri, whole genome shotgun sequence genome encodes:
- the MAP3K13 gene encoding mitogen-activated protein kinase kinase kinase 13, which produces MHTHGIMASTQERLSLSSSPSSIGKAFCEDKDSGRFPEEPPAAGSRPSPELLEDVRERGSLPAELLEGVSSPGTAAVLSSVSEDARDHFENSVLQLREHDEPEPGLPQGTRSPGDGDTNGAGDDVKVQFNRTGSGSGGFLEGLFGCLRPVWNIIGKAYSTDYKLQQQDTWEVPFEEISELQWLGSGAQGAVFLGKFRAEEVAIKKVRDQNETDIKHLRKLKHPNIIAFKGVCTQAPCYCIIMEYCAHGQLYEVLRAGRKVTPRLLVDWSTGIASGMNYLHLHKIIHRDLKSPNVLVTHTDAVKISDFGTSKELSDKSTKMSFAGTVAWMAPEVIRNEPVSEKVDIWSFGVVLWELLTGEIPYKDVDSSAIIWGVGSNSLHLPVPSTCPDGFKILMKQTWQSKPRNRPSFRQTLMHLDIASADVLATPQETYFKSQAEWREEVKKHFEKIKSEGTCIHRLDEELIRRRREELRHALDIREHYERKLERANNLYMELSAIMLQLEVREKELIKREQAVEKKYPGTYKRHPVRPIIHPNTVEKLMKRKGVSHKPGSQTKRPDLLKSEGIPSTEAASNGSPVSGSPKMSTLSGKSRYRSKPRHRRGNSKGSYNEFAGILKNQPAQDDAPQPGPPHAPAAPQPPGHSPHGQHSRLHAHGQDIATCANNLRYFGPAAALRSPLSNHAQRRVSGSSPDLISTAMEADCRRGRDSRDSTAERWECCQADPYDPCLRCGDEDSGQAQMASVEPGGSRPQSPASLYDSAQFMEKLEEQGTAVSALGTPQHLASSGLPCKVRSLQKSGDESSEEEEGEVDSEVEFPRRQRPHRCISSCQSYSTFSSENFSVSDGEEGNTSDHSNSPDELANKLEDELAEKLEDMLSQTPEIPIEISTQSDGLSDKECAVRRVKTQMSLGKLCADEHSCENPPQFGESDCDSSEGECSDATVRTNKPCSSATW; this is translated from the exons ATGCACACTCACGGCATCATGGCCAGCACCCAGGAGCGCCTGAGCCTGtcttcctctcccagctccatcGGCAAAGCGTTCTGTGAGGACAAGGACTCGGGGAGGTTCCCCGAGGAGCCCCCGGCCGCCGGGAGCCGCCCGTCCCCGGAGCTGCTGGAGGACGTGCGGGAGCGGGGCTCGCTGccggcagagctgctggagggcgTCAGCAGCCCGGGCACGGCGGCCGTGCTGAGCAGCGTCAGCGAGGACGCCCGCGACCACTTCGAGAACAGCGTGCTGCAGCTGCGGGAGCACGACGAGCCCGAGCCGGGGCTCCCGCAGGgcacccgcagccccggcgACGGCGACACCAACGGGGCCGGCGACGATGTGAAGGTGCAGTTCAACAGGacgggcagcggcagcggcggctTCCTCGAGGGGCTCTTCGGGTGCCTGCGGCCCGTGTGGAACATCATAGGCAAGGCCTACTCCACGGACTAcaaactgcagcagcaag ACACGTGGGAGGTGCCCTTTGAGGAGATCTCGGAGCTGCAGTGGCTGGGCAGCGGGGCCCAGGGCGCCGTGTTCCTGGGCAAGTTCCGCGCAGAGGAGGTGGCCATCAAGAAAGTGCGGGACCAGAACGAGACGGACATCAAGCACCTGCGGAAGCTCAAGCACCCCAACATCATCGCCTTCAA GGGAGTTTGCACCCAAGCCCCGTGCTACTGCATCATCATGGAGTACTGTGCCCACGGGCAGCTCTACGAGGTCCTGCGGGCCGGCAGGAAGGTCACCCCACGCCTGCTGGTGGACTGGTCCACGGGGATTGCCAGCGGCATGAACTACCTGCACCTCCACAAAATCATCCATCGAGACCTCAAGTCACCAAA tgTTTTGGTTACACACACAGATGCAGTAAAGATTTCAGATTTTGGTACATCTAAAGAGCTCAGTGACAAGAGTACCAAAATGTCCTTTGCGGGGACCGTGGCGTGGATGGCCCCGGAGGTGATACGGAACGAGCCTGTCTCTGAGAAGGTGGACATCTG GTcatttggggtggttttgtggGAGCTGCTCACAGGAGAGATTCCCTACAAGGACGTGGACTCTTCAGCCATCATTTGGGGAGTGGGCAGTAACAGCCTCCACCTTCCTGTCCCTTCCACCTGCCCAGATGGCTTCAAAATCCTCATGAAGCAAACCTG GCAGAGCAAGCCCCGGAACCGTCCGTCCTTCCGGCAGACACTGATGCACCTGGACATCGCCTCTGCTGATGTGCTGGCTACTCCTCAGGAAACCTACTTCAAATCCCAG GCTGAATGGAGAGAAGAAGTGAAGAAACATTTTGAGAAAATTAAAAGTGAAGGAACTTGTATCCACCGGCTGGATGAAGAATTGATTCGCCGTCGGAGAGAAGAGCTGAG ACACGCGCTGGATATCCGTGAGCACTATGAGAGGAAGCTGGAGCGGGCCAATAACCTGTACATGGAGCTCAGCGCTAtcatgctgcagctggaggtgcGGGAGAAGGAGCTCATCAA GAGGGAGCAAGCAGTGGAAAAGAAGTACCCTGGGACTTACAAACGCCACCCAGTCAGACCAATCATCCACCCCAATACAGTGGAGAAGTTAATGAAGAGGAAAGGGGTCTCCCATAAACCAGGCAGCCAGACCAAACG GCCAGATCTACTGAAGTCAGAGGGCATACCCAGCACAGAAGCAGCATCCAATGGCTCCCCAGTCTCAGGAAGTCCCAAGATGTCAACGCTGAGTGGCAAAAGCCGGTACCGCAGCAAGCCCCGGCACCGCCGGGGGAACAGCAAAGGCAGCTACAATGAATTTGCAGGGATCTTGAAAAACCAGCCGGCGCAGGATGACgccccccagcccggccctcCCCACGCCCCCGCGGCGCCGCAGCCGCCCGGGCACAGTCCCCACGGGCAGCACTCGCGGCTGCACGCCCACGGGCAGGACATCGCCACCTGCGCCAACAACCTGCGCTACTTCGGCCCCGCGGCCGCGCTGCGCAGCCCCCTCAGCAACCACGCGCAGCGCCGCGTCTCGGGCTCCAGCCCCGACCTCATCTCCACCGCCATGGAGGCCGACTGCCGCCGCGGccgggacagcagggacagcacggcCGAGCGCTGGGAGTGCTGCCAGGCGGATCCCTACGACCCCTGCCTGCGGTGCGGGGATGAGGACAGTGGCCAGGCGCAGATGGCGTCGGTGGAACCGGGCGGGAGCCGCCCCCAGTCCCCCGCGTCCCTCTACGACAGCGCGCAGTTCATGGAgaagctggaggagcagggcacGGCCGTGtctgccctgggcactcccCAGCACTTGGCTtcctcagggctgccctgcaaAGTGAGATCCCTCCAAAAG AGTGGGGATGAATCGtcagaagaggaggagggcGAAGTTGACAGCGAAGTGGAGTTTCCTCGTAGACAAAG ACCCCACCGCTGCATCAGTAGCTGCCAGTCCTACTCGACCTTCAGCTCTGAGAACTTCTCTGTGTCGGATGGAGAGGAGGGGAACACAAGCGACCACTCGAACAGCCCGGATGAGCTGGCCAACAAGCTGGAGGATGAGCTGGCTGAGAAGCTGGAGGACATGTTGTCCCAGACTCCAGAGATCCCCATTGAAATCTCCACGCAGTCGGATGGGCTTTCGGACAAAGAGTGTGCTGTGCGGAGGGTCAAGACTCAGATGTCTCTGGGCAAACTTTGTGCAGATGAACACAGCTGTGAG AACCCACCACAGTTTGGAGAATCAGACTGTGACTCTTCTGAAGGGGAGTGTTCTGATGCCACGGTCAGGACCAAtaagccctgcagctctgctacTTGGTAA